Proteins encoded within one genomic window of uncultured Desulfobacter sp.:
- a CDS encoding chromosome partitioning protein ParB, with product MVEQVEISSLDRRYEAYRIRSAVAEKSLLLSISSHGIREPLKGVGESRILLDGFKRLRCARKLNIGIVPYLSLADDEAAGIIELIRISNAKSLNILEQARLIDELLNVHQMSNAEIAELLERSKAWVSVRSGLICQMSQTVMDKIFNGQFPAYSFMYTLRQFMRINNVKKAQIDTFVDAVAGRHLSTRDIDLLANAYFKGSEEFRKQIDDGNISWSLGRLKQPSRSSNDCSEPERQILTALEVIGKYMQRFILKCNDSQLKSRPFYAQANLLSGGILRQLAPFTQTIRQFYDRTGQA from the coding sequence ATGGTCGAACAAGTTGAAATAAGCAGTTTAGATAGACGTTATGAGGCGTACAGAATCAGATCGGCCGTAGCTGAGAAGAGCTTGCTGTTGTCGATATCGTCTCATGGTATTCGAGAGCCGCTTAAGGGTGTGGGAGAAAGCCGCATTTTGCTCGACGGTTTCAAGCGACTCAGATGCGCGAGGAAGCTGAATATCGGCATCGTGCCGTACCTGTCGCTGGCCGACGACGAAGCGGCGGGCATTATCGAATTGATCCGTATCTCAAACGCTAAAAGCCTCAATATCCTGGAACAGGCCCGATTGATCGACGAGCTTTTGAACGTTCATCAAATGAGCAACGCCGAGATAGCCGAGTTGCTTGAAAGAAGCAAAGCATGGGTGAGTGTTCGCAGCGGGCTCATCTGTCAGATGAGCCAGACAGTAATGGACAAGATTTTTAACGGACAATTTCCAGCATACAGCTTCATGTACACCCTTCGCCAGTTTATGCGCATAAACAACGTAAAAAAAGCACAGATCGATACGTTTGTAGATGCAGTGGCAGGCAGGCATTTATCCACCCGAGATATCGATTTGCTTGCCAACGCTTATTTCAAGGGGTCTGAAGAGTTTAGAAAACAGATTGATGACGGCAACATATCGTGGAGTCTGGGTCGGTTAAAGCAACCCAGCCGATCATCGAATGATTGTAGTGAGCCAGAGCGACAGATCCTCACAGCCCTTGAGGTCATCGGCAAATATATGCAGCGGTTCATATTAAAATGTAACGACAGCCAGCTTAAAAGCCGTCCTTTTTATGCCCAGGCAAATCTTTTATCTGGCGGCATTTTGAGACAATTGGCTCCGTTTACCCAGACAATACGGCAATTTTATGATCGAACCGGACAAGCGTAA
- a CDS encoding helix-turn-helix domain-containing protein — protein sequence MIEPDKRKAIYLLHKEGIGIREISRQMNVSTNTVSAIIGQGGEMPQSTRSDKIAIDMELVEQVYLKCKGRVQRMHEILCEEHGIDIGYSTLTRIIRELGFGKRGKKRCGQVPDQPGAEMQHDTSPYRVKVANSIVLVQGSLLYFRYSKVRYLKFYRVFDRFAMKCFLHEALTFWQYAADECIIDNTNLARLYGTGKNAVIHPEMTQFAKQYGFEFVCHEKGHANRKAGNERGFYTVETNFFPGREFSGLEDMNRQAFEWSTQRMANRPTTKTRLIPARMFEYEKPYLKRLPVYVPAPYRVLERGTDQYGYTAVDGNYYWIPGVKRHDVKVLQYAEHLMVYRNRELLGRYPLPPDGVKNKRIPPEGQQITPYMPKNRKKPTTEQEKILRTAAEEIDEYLTFAIRNGVKQKHRFIRALYGLYRNVTLEMFIKTVSRALKYRITDIKIVERIATLQLTAGHFQSPLPQIDRQLEKRDAYVQGYFADDVNLRIYDNFTGEDNG from the coding sequence ATGATCGAACCGGACAAGCGTAAAGCGATTTATCTTCTGCACAAAGAAGGTATAGGAATCCGGGAAATTTCCCGGCAAATGAACGTCAGCACCAATACGGTGAGCGCCATCATCGGCCAGGGCGGCGAGATGCCGCAGAGTACCCGCAGCGACAAGATTGCCATCGACATGGAACTGGTCGAGCAGGTTTATCTGAAGTGCAAAGGCCGGGTTCAACGCATGCATGAAATCCTCTGCGAAGAGCACGGCATCGATATCGGCTATTCCACGTTGACTCGGATCATCCGGGAGCTTGGCTTTGGGAAAAGAGGAAAAAAACGCTGTGGTCAAGTACCTGACCAACCCGGGGCTGAGATGCAGCACGACACATCCCCGTATCGGGTCAAAGTTGCAAACTCGATAGTCTTAGTTCAGGGCAGTCTTTTGTATTTTCGTTACAGCAAAGTGCGGTACCTGAAGTTCTACCGGGTATTTGACCGGTTTGCAATGAAATGTTTTCTTCATGAAGCGCTGACCTTTTGGCAATATGCGGCAGACGAGTGCATCATTGACAACACGAATCTGGCCCGCCTTTATGGCACAGGGAAAAACGCGGTAATACATCCAGAAATGACACAATTTGCCAAACAGTACGGCTTTGAATTTGTCTGCCATGAAAAGGGTCATGCGAATCGAAAAGCCGGCAACGAACGCGGATTTTACACGGTTGAAACCAATTTTTTTCCCGGGCGTGAGTTTTCCGGTCTTGAAGACATGAACCGTCAGGCTTTCGAGTGGTCAACACAGCGGATGGCCAACAGGCCTACCACTAAAACCCGTTTGATCCCTGCTCGGATGTTTGAGTATGAAAAGCCGTATCTGAAAAGGCTGCCTGTTTATGTCCCGGCCCCCTACCGTGTACTGGAACGAGGCACCGACCAGTACGGATATACAGCCGTTGACGGCAATTATTATTGGATACCCGGCGTCAAACGTCATGATGTGAAGGTGCTGCAATATGCCGAGCACCTGATGGTCTACCGCAACCGCGAGCTGCTCGGTCGCTACCCGTTGCCGCCGGACGGCGTTAAAAACAAACGCATTCCTCCCGAAGGGCAACAAATAACGCCGTACATGCCCAAAAACCGAAAAAAGCCCACTACAGAACAGGAGAAAATATTACGAACGGCTGCTGAAGAGATTGATGAATATCTCACTTTTGCCATCAGAAACGGCGTCAAGCAGAAACACCGGTTCATTCGCGCACTGTATGGATTGTACCGGAACGTGACCCTTGAAATGTTCATCAAAACGGTCAGCCGGGCGTTAAAGTACCGGATCACTGACATCAAAATCGTTGAACGTATTGCCACGCTGCAATTGACGGCCGGTCATTTTCAATCGCCGCTGCCGCAGATCGACCGGCAGTTGGAAAAACGAGACGCTTATGTCCAAGGATATTTTGCCGATGACGTGAATCTGAGAATCTATGACAACTTC